One Spinacia oleracea cultivar Varoflay chromosome 4, BTI_SOV_V1, whole genome shotgun sequence DNA segment encodes these proteins:
- the LOC110793313 gene encoding peroxidase 12: protein MALHNLALCLVIVSCFLVVICEGQSSVPVAPGLSYTFYSTSCPNLESIVRIHLLQVLENDTTQAAGLLRLHFHDCFVQGCDASVLLDGSTSGPSEQNAPPNLTLRQAAFKIINDIQTLIQGQCGQVVSCADVTALAARESVLLSGGPYYNIPLGRRDSPNFATTNVTLANLPPPTFNTSQLINLFSSKNLTTTDLVALSGGHTIGIGHCTSFTNRLYPTQDSNMDKTLANNLKLTCPASNTTNTTNLDLRTPNIFDNKYFVDLMNRQGLFTSDQDLYTDSRTKSIVQTFAVNQTLFFQNFIDGMIKMGQLGVLTGSQGQIRANCSATNANTMAFWSVFREQQQQGTSAQY from the exons ATGGCATTACATAATTTAGCTCTTTGTTTAGTTATAGTTTCATGTTTTCTAGTTGTGATTTGTGAGGGTCAGAGCAGTGTACCAGTTGCGCCTGGACTTTCATACACATTTTATTCGACTAGTTGCCCAAATTTGGAATCAATTGTTAGGATTCATCTCCTTCAGGTTCTTGAGAATGATACTACTCAAGCCGCTGGTTTGCTTCGACTTCATTTCCATGATTGCTTTGTTCAG GGATGTGATGCGTCAGTATTGCTAGATGGATCAACAAGTGGTCCGAGTGAGCAAAATGCACCCCCGAACTTAACATTAAGGCAGGCGGCATTCAAGATCATCAATGATATCCAAACTCTGATTCAAGGCCAGTGTGGCCAAGTTGTGTCATGTGCTGATGTTACTGCCCTTGCTGCTCGCGAGTCTGTTTTGCTG TCAGGTGGACCATACTACAACATCCCCTTAGGAAGAAGGGATAGTCCAAACTTTGCAACAACAAACGTTACATTAGCCAATCTACCACCACCGACCTTCAACACTAGTCAACTTATAAACTTATTTAGCTCGAAAAACTTGACTACAACCGACCTCGTTGCCCTCTCAGGAGGCCACACCATTGGGATTGGTCATTGCACGTCGTTCACCAATAGACTCTACCCTACCCAAGACTCAAACATGGATAAAACCTTGGCTAACAACCTTAAACTCACATGTCCTGCCTCAAACACTACCAATACTACTAATTTGGACCTTCGTACTCCTAACATTTTCGACAACAAGTACTTCGTTGATCTCATGAACCGTCAAGGCTTATTTACCTCAGATCAAGATTTGTATACCGATTCAAGGACCAAGAGTATTGTCCAAACCTTTGCTGTTaaccaaacattgttttttcAGAATTTCATAGATGGTATGATCAAAATGGGCCAACTTGGTGTCTTAACCGGCTCACAAGGCCAGATTCGTGCTAATTGTTCCGCAACAAATGCTAATACTATGGCCTTTTGGTCTGTATTCagggaacaacaacaacaaggaaCATCGGCCCAGtactaa